The Henckelia pumila isolate YLH828 chromosome 2, ASM3356847v2, whole genome shotgun sequence genome includes a window with the following:
- the LOC140884293 gene encoding E3 ubiquitin-protein ligase PUB23-like: MEEAQETEVPCYFVCPISMQLMKDPVTVSTGITYDRESIEKWLFLCKNSTCPVTKQDLSDTDLTPNHTLRRLIQEWCTFNAYERIPTPKAPVEKSQILKLLQEAKASPKSQINCLHRLRSIAHRDESSRNHLQQAAGAVEFLVTVVRKNQDSMYRSEALSILNQIQLSESDSKRFLSDNGEFLESLMQVLERGNCQSRAHAVMLLKSAFYVADPEHLIGSKPEIYKQLVHILRDKISQQATKTALKLLVELCPWGRNRVKAVENGGVSALIELLLETEERRICELVLMVLDQVCGCAEGRAEVLGHGAGLAIVSKKILRVSNVASERAMRIICSITKHSANSRFLNEMMQVGVVAKLCLVLQVETSHKTKERAKEILRLHSRVWKDSACIPPHLLSSYPFS, encoded by the coding sequence ATGGAAGAAGCACAGGAAACAGAGGTCCCTTGTTATTTTGTATGTCCAATATCGATGCAGCTGATGAAAGATCCGGTCACGGTCTCCACCGGCATAACCTACGACAGAGAAAGCATCGAAAAATGGCTGTTTCTTTGCAAGAATTCCACCTGCCCCGTCACCAAGCAGGACCTTTCGGACACGGATCTCACCCCAAATCACACTCTCCGGCGACTAATCCAGGAATGGTGCACTTTCAATGCGTATGAAAGAATCCCAACGCCCAAGGCCCCCGTTGAAAAATCCCAGATCCTTAAACTCCTCCAGGAAGCCAAGGCTTCCCCAAAATCACAGATCAATTGCCTGCACAGGCTCCGGTCCATTGCCCACAGAGACGAGAGCAGCAGAAACCATCTGCAGCAGGCTGCTGGAGCAGTTGAATTTCTGGTAACAGTTGTGAGGAAGAACCAAGACTCCATGTACAGGAGTGAAGCTTTGAGTATTCTTAATCAGATTCAGTTGTCGGAATCGGATTCGAAGAGATTCTTGTCAGATAACGGTGAGTTCTTGGAGTCACTTATGCAAGTGTTGGAAAGAGGGAACTGCCAATCCCGAGCACACGCTGTGATGCTACTGAAATCTGCATTCTACGTGGCGGATCCGGAACATCTGATCGGGTCGAAACCCGAGATCTACAAACAACTGGTCCATATTCTACGCGACAAGATCTCTCAGCAAGCCACGAAAACGGCATTGAAGCTGCTGGTGGAGCTCTGCCCATGGGGGAGGAACCGGGTCAAAGCGGTGGAGAACGGCGGTGTCTCAGCCCTGATAGAGTTGCTTCTTGAAACAGAAGAAAGGCGAATTTGCGAGCTAGTGCTGATGGTGTTGGATCAGGTATGTGGCTGCGCGGAGGGGCGAGCGGAGGTGCTGGGACACGGAGCAGGGTTGGCCATAGTTTCCAAGAAAATCCTCAGGGTTTCGAACGTGGCGAGCGAGAGGGCAATGAGGATTATATGTTCGATCACGAAACATTCGGCGAATTCGAGGTTTCTTAATGAAATGATGCAGGTTGGTGTGGTTGCAAAGCTGTGCTTGGTGCTGCAGGTGGAGACCAGCCACAAGACCAAAGAAAGAGCTAAAGAAATTCTTCGGTTGCATTCTAGGGTTTGGAAGGATTCCGCATGCATCCCACCTCATTTGTTATCTTCTTATCCATTTTCATAG